The following proteins are co-located in the Flavobacterium sp. CECT 9288 genome:
- the cobU gene encoding bifunctional adenosylcobinamide kinase/adenosylcobinamide-phosphate guanylyltransferase: MIYLITGGERSGKSSYAESLAKERSSNPIYVATARKWDANFQERIDRHQKDRDGRWINIEKEKFLSEIDFTGKVAVIDCVTLWLTNFFVDTKNDVSQCLEQAKAEIDALAKQQNTTIIIVTNEIGMGLHADTAVGRKFTELQGWMNQYIAKTADTVVLMVSGIPVTIKTSI; the protein is encoded by the coding sequence ATGATATATTTAATAACGGGTGGTGAACGGTCAGGAAAGAGCAGTTATGCTGAAAGTTTAGCCAAAGAACGTTCCAGCAATCCTATATATGTAGCAACTGCTAGAAAATGGGATGCTAATTTTCAAGAACGAATAGATAGGCATCAAAAAGACCGAGACGGACGCTGGATCAATATTGAAAAAGAAAAGTTCTTAAGTGAAATTGATTTCACAGGTAAAGTAGCCGTTATTGACTGTGTCACGCTCTGGTTAACTAATTTTTTTGTGGATACTAAAAATGATGTTTCTCAGTGTCTGGAACAAGCAAAAGCTGAAATTGATGCTCTTGCAAAACAACAAAACACTACCATTATCATAGTTACAAACGAAATAGGAATGGGACTGCATGCTGATACCGCTGTGGGTAGAAAATTCACGGAGTTACAAGGATGGATGAATCAGTATATTGCTAAAACGGCTGATACCGTTGTGTTGATGGTATCTGGAATTCCAGTAACAATAAAAACCAGTATATGA
- a CDS encoding tRNA (cytidine(34)-2'-O)-methyltransferase: MLNIVLVEPEIPNNTGNIGRLCVGTESRLHLIHPFGFVINDKNLKRSGLDYWVHLDVTEYQNVAEWMKVIPDTSRVFLMSSHAAHSYLNIEFQDGDWLVFGKESVGLSQEVLDLFAKENQLKIPMSPLIRSFNIANSVAFVVGEAKRQIALG; this comes from the coding sequence ATGTTAAACATCGTTTTAGTAGAACCTGAAATTCCAAATAATACTGGAAATATTGGCCGATTGTGTGTGGGTACCGAAAGTCGCTTGCACCTCATTCACCCATTTGGGTTTGTTATCAATGATAAAAACCTCAAACGATCCGGACTAGATTATTGGGTGCATCTTGATGTTACGGAATACCAAAATGTCGCAGAGTGGATGAAAGTAATTCCAGATACCTCAAGAGTTTTTCTAATGAGTTCACACGCAGCCCATTCTTATTTGAATATCGAATTTCAAGACGGTGATTGGTTGGTTTTTGGTAAAGAAAGTGTGGGCTTGAGCCAAGAAGTATTAGATTTGTTTGCCAAAGAAAATCAACTTAAAATTCCAATGTCACCCTTAATTCGTAGTTTTAATATTGCTAATTCAGTTGCTTTTGTAGTAGGAGAGGCTAAAAGACAGATTGCGCTGGGTTAA
- the cobC gene encoding alpha-ribazole phosphatase, with protein MEIYLVRHTETVCEKGICYGQSDVEIATPYEAVFDAILKQLPQDALLYSSPLQRCTILAKYIQNNFAIANVTLDERLMEMNFGDWELKNWDSIPPDVFTPWMTDFVNVPVPNGESFLNLHNRVLDFMENALDSATTKPIVIVAHGGVIRSFLCAVSNLPLQDAFQSKVDFGAVVRLTL; from the coding sequence ATGGAAATTTATTTAGTTAGACATACCGAGACCGTTTGCGAAAAAGGAATTTGCTATGGCCAATCTGATGTTGAAATTGCGACGCCTTATGAAGCAGTTTTTGATGCTATTTTAAAGCAATTGCCGCAAGATGCCCTACTTTATTCAAGTCCTTTACAGCGTTGTACCATTCTAGCAAAGTACATTCAAAATAATTTCGCTATTGCAAATGTGACGCTGGATGAGCGCTTGATGGAAATGAATTTTGGCGATTGGGAGTTGAAAAATTGGGACAGTATTCCACCTGATGTTTTTACCCCATGGATGACTGATTTTGTCAACGTCCCTGTACCAAACGGCGAGTCGTTTTTAAACCTCCACAACAGAGTATTGGATTTCATGGAAAATGCACTGGATTCCGCTACCACAAAACCCATTGTTATTGTGGCACATGGTGGAGTTATTAGGAGCTTTTTGTGTGCAGTTTCTAACCTGCCCTTACAAGATGCTTTTCAGAGTAAAGTAGATTTTGGCGCTGTTGTACGTCTTACTTTATAA
- the cobT gene encoding nicotinate-nucleotide--dimethylbenzimidazole phosphoribosyltransferase, which yields MTYLEEIIQSRRDTRHFTNDEVPDEVLQKALQAGHYAPSVGLTDATKYFLIKSPQIKHAIKELFLEYDKKAINLTDDESQKETYKALKLEAIEEAPVGLVIAYDRSVLNNFTIGTVGSNESIKFSAVCAAQNIWLSLTEQGYSMGWVSILNYHQFKTILGLPEHMEPLGYFCVGKPATNYENQPMLQLLNWKQKSKTPLVEEISVLHHFKSETKSWQSTNFENEKLAKQLQEKIDTKTKPTGSLGILEKLALQIGTVFQSLEPQIRNPNIVVFAADHGIANHGVSAYPQDVTRQMVTNFLAGGAAINVFCKQHNIELSIVDAGVNYDFPTNTKLISNKIAMGTQSFLQGPAMSATELELCFKKGSDVVAAIAKKGSNCIGFGEMGIGNTATASLLMSVLMKLPVSECVGKGTGINDTQLQHKITILEKCRENYNGPQDVDSLLAYFGGFEIMQIAGGMLQAKIENMLILVDGFISSVAFLVAYTKNKLVLENAIFCHSSAEQAHQKILDFLNVRSVLQLDLRLGEGTGCALAFPILESAVAFLNDMASFESAQVDSKNTN from the coding sequence ATGACTTACCTAGAAGAAATTATACAATCTCGCAGAGATACACGTCATTTTACCAACGATGAAGTTCCAGACGAAGTTCTTCAAAAAGCCTTGCAGGCGGGTCATTACGCACCATCTGTAGGACTCACTGATGCGACTAAATATTTCTTGATTAAGTCTCCCCAAATCAAGCATGCAATTAAAGAATTGTTTTTAGAATACGATAAAAAAGCTATTAACCTAACCGATGATGAATCCCAAAAAGAAACTTACAAAGCCTTAAAACTAGAAGCTATTGAGGAGGCTCCCGTGGGATTAGTAATAGCTTATGACAGATCTGTACTCAATAATTTTACAATAGGTACAGTAGGAAGTAATGAGTCTATAAAGTTTAGTGCCGTGTGTGCAGCTCAAAACATTTGGCTTTCGCTAACAGAGCAAGGATATTCCATGGGATGGGTGTCGATATTAAACTACCACCAATTCAAAACCATTCTAGGATTACCAGAACACATGGAGCCTTTGGGATATTTTTGTGTTGGCAAACCAGCAACAAATTATGAAAATCAGCCCATGTTGCAATTACTCAATTGGAAACAGAAATCAAAAACTCCTTTGGTTGAAGAAATTTCAGTTTTACATCATTTTAAATCTGAAACTAAGTCATGGCAATCCACAAATTTTGAAAATGAAAAGCTAGCCAAACAACTTCAAGAAAAAATAGATACTAAGACTAAGCCTACGGGTTCATTGGGTATCTTAGAAAAACTGGCTTTGCAAATTGGCACAGTTTTTCAATCTCTTGAACCCCAAATACGAAACCCTAATATAGTAGTTTTTGCTGCAGATCATGGCATTGCAAATCATGGAGTTAGCGCGTATCCTCAAGATGTTACAAGACAAATGGTGACTAATTTTTTAGCGGGTGGAGCAGCAATTAATGTATTTTGCAAGCAGCACAACATTGAACTGTCTATTGTAGATGCTGGCGTAAATTATGATTTTCCTACTAACACAAAGCTGATTTCAAACAAAATAGCAATGGGTACTCAGTCTTTTTTACAAGGACCTGCAATGAGTGCAACAGAACTAGAACTATGTTTTAAAAAAGGGAGTGATGTTGTGGCTGCAATTGCAAAAAAAGGCTCAAATTGTATTGGTTTTGGCGAAATGGGAATTGGGAACACCGCTACTGCTTCTCTTTTGATGAGTGTTTTGATGAAACTGCCGGTTTCTGAATGTGTGGGTAAAGGGACAGGGATAAATGATACCCAACTGCAACATAAAATTACAATTCTGGAAAAATGCAGGGAAAATTATAATGGTCCACAAGATGTAGATAGTTTGCTTGCTTATTTTGGAGGATTCGAAATCATGCAAATAGCAGGCGGAATGCTACAAGCAAAAATAGAAAACATGCTCATTCTTGTAGATGGATTCATAAGTTCAGTAGCTTTTTTAGTGGCTTACACTAAAAACAAATTGGTTTTAGAAAATGCTATTTTTTGCCACTCCTCAGCAGAGCAAGCACACCAAAAAATCCTTGATTTTTTAAATGTTCGTTCAGTGTTGCAACTTGATTTACGTTTGGGAGAGGGAACGGGTTGTGCTTTGGCTTTTCCCATTTTGGAATCGGCAGTTGCTTTTTTAAACGATATGGCCAGTTTTGAATCGGCTCAAGTAGACTCCAAAAACACAAATTAA
- a CDS encoding ABC transporter substrate-binding protein: MRISIQRTLFIVMISIFIGCNKKENTTATDSTTAANSIEYASGLAIHKYEGFSKVTVSNPWPEAKKKFTYILREKNSIVPDSLKKHPAIQVPLQSIVVTSTTIIPFLEMLQVEQKLTGFPHTNYISSAKTRKRIDAGLVKNLGQNEKLNVEQLIELEPNLIVSFGINNNNPTLDNLQKSGLKVLIQADWMEQTPLGKAEWLKLYGALFGKEKEAKIIFDTIVKNYKEAQQLVAQKKSTSTVLYGSMYQEQWYVARGNSWVAQFMMDAKANYLWADIKGTGSLSLPFEKILEKARTAKYWIATGSFNSNNEFKNSNPHYNQFDALKAKNVYTFESKVGPTGGTVYYELATSRPDLVLKDYIKIFHPELLPNYTFTFAEKLK; the protein is encoded by the coding sequence ATGAGAATTTCCATACAGCGCACCCTTTTTATTGTGATGATTTCAATTTTTATTGGATGTAATAAAAAAGAAAATACCACTGCAACTGATTCCACCACTGCTGCAAACAGCATTGAATACGCCTCAGGACTGGCAATACATAAATACGAAGGATTCTCTAAAGTTACGGTGTCAAATCCTTGGCCCGAAGCCAAAAAAAAATTCACCTACATCTTACGAGAAAAAAATAGCATTGTACCTGATAGTTTAAAGAAACATCCGGCAATACAAGTACCTTTACAATCTATTGTTGTAACCTCAACAACAATAATTCCGTTCCTAGAAATGCTCCAAGTAGAACAAAAACTCACTGGTTTTCCACATACCAATTATATATCATCTGCTAAAACCAGAAAGCGTATTGATGCTGGATTAGTTAAAAATTTAGGTCAAAACGAAAAATTAAACGTAGAACAACTCATTGAATTAGAGCCAAATTTAATTGTAAGCTTTGGTATAAACAACAACAATCCTACTCTTGATAATTTACAAAAAAGCGGCCTTAAAGTGCTTATTCAAGCCGACTGGATGGAGCAAACACCACTAGGAAAAGCAGAATGGTTGAAATTGTACGGCGCCTTATTTGGAAAAGAAAAAGAAGCCAAAATCATCTTTGACACCATAGTAAAAAACTACAAGGAAGCACAACAACTCGTAGCTCAAAAAAAATCAACCTCAACAGTTTTATATGGTTCTATGTACCAAGAACAATGGTATGTAGCAAGAGGAAACAGCTGGGTAGCGCAGTTCATGATGGATGCAAAAGCAAATTATTTATGGGCCGACATTAAAGGTACAGGAAGTTTAAGTCTACCTTTTGAAAAAATTTTAGAAAAAGCAAGAACTGCTAAATACTGGATTGCAACAGGCTCTTTTAACAGTAACAATGAGTTTAAAAACAGCAACCCGCATTACAATCAATTTGACGCCTTAAAAGCTAAAAATGTATACACTTTTGAAAGTAAAGTGGGACCAACTGGAGGAACTGTCTACTACGAATTAGCAACAAGCCGTCCTGATTTAGTTTTAAAAGATTACATTAAAATATTTCATCCAGAATTATTACCAAATTATACTTTTACTTTTGCCGAAAAATTAAAGTAA
- a CDS encoding TonB-dependent siderophore receptor yields MKKKIIRMSAIALFFAMNSYAQEQEPELLNEVVVSDSKFALSKEKSGKVIVKITANDLKQKSGQSLAAVLSTVAGVEINGNQSRNGKDLGLYIRGGRNHQVLILIDGVPVTDASGISLSYDLRLLPIEQIESIEIMKGASSTLYGSGAATGVINITLKKAAKKAIAGNAYVNMGTQTTAKNPNYNVQDFSQGFVVNGGGKKVNYFASLNSTETTGISEAKPANSNTEFENDAFSRINSVIKIGINPTERFSVDFFANYDKLKNDFDSGSFADDLKNYSASRQFRAGFTPKYKYTKGEFVVNAAGNVIERDIFSFNSLFLAKSRSVNVDAFNKYEFSSQLFLVTGAQFQFHEMSNTSQYDAITTDVAKFNMIDPYATAVYNSDFGLNLNAGLRYNMHSKYGNHLVYNINPSFNLTSNFKLLASYSTAFVAPSLYQLYSPYGDLNLTPENDATAEFGFDWSALNKKWVINAVGFQREETDAIGFDLVTYKYFNVIGKNKVQGFETMFAYAFTDKIKFNANYTFTELERQSRILNPKHKVNANVDIQATAKLALNFSYQFVSTRYLEFTTYPAPTFDPVLNVDFLKDYQLVNTNIRYELIKNRLNLFGAVDNILDKDFVESRGYATRGRNFKIGLNFLF; encoded by the coding sequence ATGAAAAAAAAGATCATTCGCATGAGTGCGATTGCGTTGTTTTTTGCTATGAATTCGTATGCACAAGAACAAGAGCCAGAACTATTGAATGAGGTAGTTGTATCTGATTCAAAATTTGCTTTATCCAAAGAAAAATCAGGAAAAGTTATTGTAAAAATTACTGCAAATGACTTAAAACAGAAGTCAGGACAATCACTGGCAGCGGTGCTTAGTACTGTGGCAGGTGTTGAAATCAATGGCAATCAAAGCCGGAACGGTAAAGATTTAGGGCTTTACATTCGCGGCGGAAGAAATCATCAAGTTTTAATATTAATTGATGGTGTACCAGTTACAGATGCTTCAGGGATTAGCTTATCTTATGATTTAAGACTTTTACCCATTGAGCAAATTGAAAGCATTGAAATCATGAAAGGGGCATCAAGTACCCTTTATGGATCAGGAGCTGCAACAGGAGTGATAAATATTACCTTAAAAAAAGCAGCTAAAAAAGCTATTGCGGGTAATGCTTACGTGAATATGGGTACGCAAACCACTGCAAAAAATCCAAATTATAATGTACAAGATTTTAGTCAAGGATTTGTTGTTAATGGTGGCGGAAAAAAAGTAAACTATTTTGCCTCGCTAAACAGTACTGAAACCACCGGAATTTCAGAGGCTAAACCAGCCAATTCGAATACTGAATTTGAAAATGACGCTTTTTCAAGAATTAACTCCGTGATTAAAATAGGGATCAATCCTACTGAACGTTTTTCCGTTGATTTTTTTGCCAATTATGACAAATTAAAAAATGATTTTGATTCAGGTTCTTTTGCTGATGATCTCAAAAATTACAGTGCCTCTAGACAATTTAGAGCTGGTTTTACGCCAAAATACAAATACACTAAAGGGGAGTTTGTTGTAAATGCTGCAGGAAATGTAATTGAAAGAGATATTTTTAGCTTTAACTCTCTGTTTTTGGCTAAATCAAGAAGTGTAAATGTAGATGCGTTTAATAAATACGAGTTCTCTTCACAGTTGTTTTTGGTAACAGGAGCACAATTTCAGTTTCATGAAATGTCAAATACAAGTCAATATGACGCCATTACTACTGATGTTGCAAAGTTTAACATGATTGATCCTTATGCTACAGCAGTTTATAATTCGGATTTCGGACTAAACTTAAATGCGGGATTACGTTACAATATGCATAGTAAGTACGGCAATCATTTGGTTTACAATATTAATCCATCTTTTAATCTTACTAGTAATTTTAAATTGCTGGCTTCCTACAGCACAGCATTTGTTGCACCTAGTTTGTATCAATTGTATTCACCGTACGGAGACTTAAATTTGACACCTGAGAACGATGCCACCGCTGAGTTTGGTTTTGATTGGAGTGCATTGAATAAAAAATGGGTGATTAATGCAGTAGGTTTTCAAAGGGAAGAGACAGATGCCATAGGATTTGACTTGGTTACTTATAAATATTTTAATGTTATAGGAAAAAATAAGGTACAAGGATTTGAAACTATGTTTGCTTATGCCTTTACGGATAAAATCAAGTTCAATGCAAATTATACTTTTACAGAACTTGAAAGACAATCACGTATTTTAAATCCAAAACACAAAGTAAATGCTAATGTAGATATTCAAGCAACAGCTAAGTTGGCTTTAAATTTTTCATATCAATTTGTATCAACTCGTTACTTAGAATTTACGACTTATCCTGCTCCTACATTTGATCCCGTTTTAAATGTTGATTTTCTTAAAGATTATCAATTAGTAAACACTAATATTAGATATGAGTTGATTAAAAACCGTCTTAATCTTTTTGGGGCTGTTGATAATATTTTGGACAAGGATTTTGTAGAGTCCAGAGGTTACGCTACACGTGGAAGAAACTTTAAAATAGGATTGAATTTCTTATTTTAA
- a CDS encoding pseudouridine synthase has translation MHRHFIIHKPYGFLSQFIYELKRKKRLLGELYNFPDGTMAIGRLDEDSEGLLLLTTDGKESEAIRSKKVDKEYYVQVDGVITQQAIDEIKEGVEIGFNGTKYKTKPCQAFILNEIPNFGPRGKKIRDERHGPTTWASIIVNEGKFRQVRKMTAAVGFPTLRLVRVRVGNVRLNDLQAGEVIEVENFQIEI, from the coding sequence ATGCACCGCCATTTCATCATTCACAAGCCTTATGGCTTTTTAAGTCAGTTTATTTATGAACTCAAACGAAAAAAACGCTTGTTGGGTGAACTCTACAATTTTCCAGATGGCACTATGGCTATAGGTAGATTAGATGAAGATTCAGAAGGGTTATTGCTCTTGACAACCGACGGTAAAGAGAGTGAAGCAATTAGGAGTAAGAAAGTCGATAAAGAATACTATGTACAAGTAGATGGTGTAATTACGCAGCAAGCTATTGATGAAATAAAAGAGGGAGTTGAAATTGGTTTCAATGGAACTAAATATAAAACCAAGCCTTGTCAAGCCTTTATTTTGAATGAAATACCTAATTTTGGCCCACGCGGAAAAAAAATAAGGGATGAAAGACACGGACCTACAACTTGGGCTTCAATTATTGTAAATGAGGGTAAATTTCGTCAAGTACGAAAAATGACTGCAGCTGTTGGATTTCCTACCTTACGCTTGGTTCGTGTTCGAGTTGGCAATGTACGTCTCAACGATTTACAAGCAGGAGAAGTTATAGAAGTAGAAAATTTTCAAATAGAAATTTAA
- a CDS encoding ABC transporter ATP-binding protein, producing the protein MEHAILLETSKISIGYYHKKESTVVAADVSITLKTGKLIALIGSNGIGKSTLLKTITGIQKPLSGEVLLLHKNVSSYNSLALAKNLSIVLTEKLPPSNLTVYELIALGRQPYTNWIGKLSAEDSDKINQAMQLTQISHLADKKHYEISDGQLQKVLIARALAQDTPLIILDEPTTHLDLLHKVALLKLLKKLTHETGKCILFSTHDIDMAIQMSDEMIIMTPGNVVQDEPCNLIKKGSFNTLFKDEHIVFDAEKGKFVITG; encoded by the coding sequence ATGGAACACGCAATACTACTGGAAACATCAAAAATTAGCATTGGTTACTACCATAAAAAAGAATCCACTGTGGTTGCCGCTGATGTTTCAATTACATTAAAAACAGGCAAGCTCATTGCACTTATAGGTTCAAATGGAATAGGGAAATCAACTTTATTAAAAACCATTACAGGCATACAAAAACCTCTATCTGGAGAAGTTTTATTGCTTCATAAAAATGTTTCTTCCTATAATTCTTTGGCTTTGGCCAAAAATTTAAGCATTGTACTTACTGAAAAGCTTCCGCCAAGCAATTTAACGGTTTATGAGCTAATTGCCTTAGGACGTCAACCGTACACCAACTGGATAGGTAAATTATCTGCTGAGGATAGTGACAAAATCAATCAAGCCATGCAATTAACTCAAATTTCTCATTTGGCTGATAAAAAGCATTATGAAATAAGTGACGGGCAATTGCAAAAAGTATTGATTGCAAGAGCATTAGCACAAGATACCCCACTAATCATTCTGGATGAACCCACCACTCACTTGGATTTACTGCATAAAGTAGCGCTGTTAAAATTGCTAAAAAAACTAACCCATGAAACTGGTAAATGCATCTTGTTCTCTACCCATGATATTGATATGGCTATACAAATGAGCGACGAAATGATTATTATGACTCCTGGAAATGTAGTACAAGATGAACCCTGTAACTTGATTAAAAAAGGTAGTTTTAATACCCTTTTTAAAGACGAACATATTGTTTTTGATGCTGAAAAAGGGAAGTTTGTGATTACAGGTTAA
- a CDS encoding diphthine--ammonia ligase, whose amino-acid sequence MNFVTSWSGGKDSCYAMMNAVQAGNTPKVVLNMMNESGKVSRSHGLPLSILEQQAQKMSLPLCGIPATWGDYESKFIHVLKDLKSKYDLQAAVFGDIDLQAHKDWEEKVCAAASLQAILPLWQQNRMQLVRDMIANGIVTMIVSCNTHMGENYLGKILTLDLAQELIGIGVDPCGENGEFHTLVLNCPLFESPINLPEYTTVTYDSYCFVVWQ is encoded by the coding sequence ATGAATTTTGTAACCTCATGGAGTGGAGGGAAAGACAGTTGTTATGCCATGATGAATGCTGTTCAAGCAGGAAATACGCCCAAAGTAGTTCTCAACATGATGAATGAAAGCGGAAAAGTTTCTCGTTCTCACGGTTTGCCGTTGTCTATTTTAGAACAGCAAGCTCAAAAAATGAGTCTCCCATTATGCGGAATTCCTGCTACTTGGGGTGATTATGAAAGTAAATTTATACACGTATTAAAGGACTTAAAATCAAAATACGATTTACAAGCTGCCGTATTTGGTGATATTGATTTGCAGGCTCACAAGGACTGGGAAGAAAAGGTTTGTGCTGCTGCTTCTTTACAAGCTATTTTGCCTTTGTGGCAACAAAACCGAATGCAGCTGGTGCGAGATATGATTGCAAACGGTATAGTAACCATGATTGTGTCTTGTAATACCCACATGGGAGAAAACTATTTAGGAAAAATATTGACACTTGACTTGGCCCAGGAATTAATAGGTATTGGAGTTGATCCTTGCGGAGAGAATGGTGAGTTTCATACTCTAGTGCTAAATTGCCCATTATTTGAAAGTCCTATAAATCTCCCAGAGTATACAACGGTAACTTATGATTCATATTGTTTTGTAGTTTGGCAATAA
- a CDS encoding iron ABC transporter permease — protein sequence MDTHKRNTILFFFFATVLVLLFFMNISFGSISIPFKDVATSLTGGQASKATWEYIIMNYRLPKAITAILAGIGLSISGLLMQTLFRNPLAGPYVLGLSSGASLGVAFVILGAGILPSFLTPFLLSAYGVVIASTIGSALVLLAVLFVSQKLRDTMAILIVGLMFGSFTSAIVGVLSYMSTAEQLQKFTFWSMGSLGNLSWTSVFVLAVCVIVGLFLSVVSIKPLNALLLGENYARSLGLNYQKSRLIIIVATSILAGSITAFAGPIAFVGLAVPHVAKLIFQTSNHTILFWSTLIFGGIIMLICDLLSEIPSLNLSLPINAITSIIGAPMVIWLMVRKQKMIG from the coding sequence TTGGATACACACAAACGAAATACCATTTTATTCTTTTTTTTTGCAACTGTACTCGTACTACTGTTTTTTATGAACATTAGTTTTGGATCCATATCCATTCCGTTTAAGGATGTGGCTACGAGTCTAACGGGAGGTCAAGCTAGTAAAGCAACATGGGAATATATCATCATGAATTATCGCTTGCCAAAGGCAATAACTGCTATTCTTGCAGGTATAGGATTGTCTATAAGTGGCTTATTAATGCAAACCTTGTTTAGAAATCCTCTAGCAGGGCCTTATGTATTGGGTTTAAGCTCAGGTGCCAGTTTGGGAGTAGCGTTTGTAATTCTGGGCGCAGGAATACTTCCTTCTTTCTTAACTCCTTTTTTACTTTCGGCGTACGGCGTAGTTATTGCTTCTACAATAGGAAGTGCATTAGTCTTACTTGCGGTTTTATTTGTTTCACAAAAACTAAGAGATACCATGGCCATACTCATTGTAGGGCTTATGTTTGGGAGTTTTACCAGTGCCATTGTTGGAGTATTATCATACATGAGTACCGCGGAGCAACTACAAAAATTTACTTTTTGGTCTATGGGCAGTTTGGGTAATTTATCTTGGACATCCGTATTTGTGCTGGCTGTTTGTGTAATTGTAGGACTTTTTTTAAGTGTGGTAAGCATAAAACCATTGAATGCTTTATTACTTGGCGAAAATTATGCCCGCAGTTTAGGCTTAAATTATCAAAAATCAAGATTGATCATTATTGTTGCCACTAGTATTTTGGCTGGTAGTATTACCGCATTTGCTGGACCAATAGCATTTGTAGGACTTGCTGTGCCACATGTAGCCAAGTTGATTTTTCAAACAAGCAATCATACTATACTATTTTGGAGTACTTTAATTTTTGGAGGTATAATAATGCTTATTTGTGATTTACTTTCAGAGATTCCAAGCTTGAATCTTAGTTTACCCATAAATGCCATCACGTCCATTATTGGGGCGCCCATGGTGATTTGGCTTATGGTTCGAAAACAAAAAATGATAGGCTAA
- a CDS encoding adenosylcobinamide-GDP ribazoletransferase has translation MKKEAHIFFTALMFYTRIPCPKNIDHNPDYLNKASRYFPLIGWIVGAVAFGVYAAASWLWNAETGIVLSMIASILITGAFHEDGFADVCDGFGGGWTKTKILTIMKDSAIGAYGAIGLVLLFLLKFMSLVTLVKSESLFTNYHALFTFFLVFITGHALSRFAAISIVFTHEYSREDASSKSKPIAQSFSSKEVIGAAFFGLLPLVVMSFYQIAFLLVLVPISLTRFFLARYFQKWIDGYTGDCLGATQQVCEVIFYLSISALWKFI, from the coding sequence ATGAAAAAAGAAGCTCACATATTTTTTACAGCATTGATGTTTTATACCCGTATTCCGTGTCCTAAAAATATCGATCATAACCCTGATTATTTAAACAAGGCATCCCGATATTTTCCTTTAATTGGTTGGATTGTGGGTGCTGTGGCTTTTGGAGTCTATGCTGCGGCCTCTTGGTTATGGAATGCTGAGACTGGTATTGTCCTTTCGATGATTGCAAGTATATTGATTACTGGTGCTTTTCATGAAGATGGTTTTGCAGATGTTTGCGACGGATTTGGCGGTGGTTGGACCAAAACTAAGATTTTGACCATTATGAAAGATAGTGCTATTGGTGCTTATGGCGCTATTGGTTTAGTGTTACTTTTTTTGCTAAAGTTTATGAGCCTAGTAACTTTAGTCAAAAGTGAATCGCTATTTACAAACTACCATGCATTATTTACTTTTTTTTTAGTTTTTATAACAGGACATGCTCTTAGTAGATTTGCTGCAATATCGATTGTTTTTACACATGAATATTCTCGTGAGGATGCTTCTAGTAAAAGCAAGCCCATTGCACAAAGTTTCTCAAGTAAAGAGGTTATAGGAGCAGCATTTTTTGGATTGCTTCCACTGGTTGTGATGTCTTTTTATCAAATAGCATTTCTCTTGGTTCTAGTACCAATATCTCTTACTCGATTTTTTCTAGCCCGTTATTTTCAAAAATGGATTGACGGTTACACCGGAGATTGTCTAGGAGCCACACAACAAGTTTGTGAAGTTATTTTTTATCTTTCAATTAGTGCATTATGGAAATTTATTTAG